Proteins from a genomic interval of Osmia bicornis bicornis chromosome 11, iOsmBic2.1, whole genome shotgun sequence:
- the LOC114878917 gene encoding LOW QUALITY PROTEIN: myeloid leukemia factor (The sequence of the model RefSeq protein was modified relative to this genomic sequence to represent the inferred CDS: inserted 2 bases in 2 codons; deleted 2 bases in 2 codons; substituted 1 base at 1 genomic stop codon) has protein sequence MSLFGSLMGDLDDDPIFGSHMQSMRHMNDMMYSLFNEPFGMRVHPCHNAITDGNHRSRSRQXELQMMPFGFPPMPSFIWAICFTNFDNMASGANCHSYTSRSVMTMASGPDGLPQVYQATMSTTTAPGGVKETKQTVLXSLTGVKKMAIGHHIGERAHILEREQNVHSGEQEEHQEXINLDEEEAESFNNEWETRTRRTVGAIGNSHYGNHHGSRNRPDHRQLALPDASGSRYSNSSRRTPSLRRSFKNRLRLEHIAQTQTLRYSRKY, from the exons ATGTCCTTGTTCGGATCACTAATGGGTGATCTTGATGATGATCCTATTTTTGG GTCTCACATGCAATCCATGAGACACATGAATGACATGATGTATTCCTTGTTCAATGAGCCATTCGGAATGAGGGTCCATCCTTGTCACAATGCCATCACAGATGGTAACCATAGGAGCAGAAGTCGTC ATGAACTTCAAATGATGCCTTTTGGATTTCCACCAATGCCATCATTTATATGGGCAATTTGTTTTACAAACTTT GATAATATGGCATCGGGTGCAAATTGTCATTCC TACACTTCTAGATCTGTAATGACTATGGCTAGCGGTCCTGATGGTCTCCCACAGGTTTACCAAGCAACCATGTCTACAACAACTGCACCTGGTGGTGTAAAAGAAACAAAGCAAACAGTTTTGTGATCCCTTACTGGAGTAAAAAAAATGGCTATTGGTCATCACATTGGAGAAAGAGCACACATT TTGGAAAGAGAGCAAAATGTTCACAGTGGTGAACAAGAAGAACATCAAG TTATTAATCTTGATGAAG AAGAGGCAGAGAGTTTCAATAACGAATGGGAAACACGTACGCGCCGGACTGTTGGTGCTATAGGAAATTCTCATTATGGTAATCATCATGGTTCTAGAAACCGGCCTGATCATAGACAACTGGCTTTACCTGATGCATCAGGAAG TCGATATTCTAATTCTTCGAGACGGACACCTTCTCTTAGACGTAGTTTTAAAAATCGCCTACGTCTAGAACATATAGCCCAAACTCAGACTTTAAG GTACAGCcgcaaatattaa
- the LOC114878936 gene encoding uncharacterized protein LOC114878936, translating into MLLDPGYHVARVITVMEDKLYPHTGWFIQSDEPDCKKEYNYFLCANDPDYVEWHERKTRSDTFERTQVALIYVARPYLTAIDVTERRNLVYNFRSLLARDTKGHVTAGIYFPVVLDMNNAQTFTVFYQTSNGKKRIKMAFNKFCGSPKINPDTEEKEIIAECARQLDLSQDTVEDLLSALATVMSDSAFVAQLLAINSRINTLAEDN; encoded by the exons ATGCTTCTCGATCCCGGATATCATGTAGCTCGAGTAATTACTGTGATGGAAGATAAATTGTATCCACATACAGGCTGGTTTATTCAGTCTGACGAGCCGGATTGTAAAAAAGAGTACAATTACTTTCTATGCGCTAATGACCCTGATTATGTCGAATGGCATGAAAGGAAAACTCGATCTGACACCTTCGAGAGAACACAAGTTGCTCTTATATACGTGGCAAGGCCATATTTAACTGCCATCGATGTTACGGAACGTAGAAATTTAGTTTACAACTTCAGGAGTCTACTTGCGCGAGATACTAAAGGTCATGTTACAGCTGGTATATATTTTCCTGTTGTGCTAGACATGAATAATGCACAAACTTTTACAGTTTTTTACCAAACTAGCAACGGCAAGAAAAGAATCAAAATGGCGTTCAATAAATTTTGCGGTTCACCAAAG ATTAATCCCGATaccgaggaaaaagaaatcatcGCAGAATGTGCTCGGCAGTTAGACTTGTCACAAGATACAGTAGAAGATTTACTTTCTGCTCTTGCTACAGTTATGAGCGATTCAGCCTTCGTGGCACAACTCCTGGCTATTAATTCAAGGATCAACACCTTAGCAGAAGACAATTAA
- the LOC114878916 gene encoding integral membrane protein GPR155 isoform X1 — translation MSLLEEISHHPLLANEPMDNLYLALIQCFAIILCGYVAGRFDVITKTEANGLNTFVGTFALPSLIFMSLAKLDFSLVNWRFLLAVLLAKSCVFFIVLGVSLVIKRPSNPGCAALFAIFTTQSNDFAIGYPMIDALYGNTHPEYAAYLYLMAPISLAILNPIGFVLLEIGKSSGENHRSYKNMIYSITKGIALNPVLLMTILGILGNLIFKHLVPPALATVLDVFGNAFSASALFLLGLMMVGKVHKLKGTALVIPGILISVKLLVLPLVIRESIILLNAGENATATQDLSTYGFLYGTIPTAPALFIFTLRYNLEIDLIASAMVACTFLSAPLMFISAKLIDAVSSGNTPTDYSHQLNVFSFDVSIASATICVWLILCFVGLGRKKYKCVTHQCTLCIIIAQFATAIGVIIWTKLESHNNGSILWYIQFILITTGVYASRMWTTAIAATLLYLSSRSLDFVRNIQKWFYPIGWGVPLLIVTIMCSTISPKNSDLDFRNPNFQLGRIQAATSTFILTFCFIVTLGCLVLQQRYQRRHVSTFYTNLPDNEENSNNDGIERCLVDVEDLVSSTSPTPIIGCEYPNGCSNGVCRGSNNEIDDCDAHLNNNNEETDPQSLRHLVFLILLLCSMFIGLSISIGTLIMEQLTGIYAELAFLDVALNFGQSLIAFAIFGLDPGFGKLGCWLRRMCRKWREKELQLPSEDALSPEVKAIRDQFNRCHLSECRARIAICRRRLLKVHRGVFTGTDLVNWLLEAGIAQNRDEAVQYGRSLLESRVLQHIDSTHHFHDQNMLYTFDT, via the exons ATGTCTCTGTTGGAAGAAATATCTCATCATCCGCTATTGGCAAATGAGCCAATGGATAATTTATATCTTGCACTGATACAATGCTTTGCAATTATATTGTGCGg ATATGTTGCAGGAAGATTTGATGTCATTACTAAAACTGAAGCAAATGGTTTAAATACTTTTGTAGGAACATTTGCTTTGCCTTCCTTAATTTTTATGTCACTTGCAAAACTTGATTTTAGTTTAGTAAACTGGAGATTCCTTCTTGCTGTGTTATTAGCTAAAAGTTgtgtattttttattgttcttgGCGTATCTCTAGTCATTAAAAGACCATCAAACCCTGGTTGTGCTGCACTGTTTGCAATATTTACTACGCAAAGTAATGATTTTGCCATTGGATATCCTATGa TTGATGCTCTGTATGGAAACACTCATCCTGAATATGCTGCATATCTGTACCTAATGGCACCCATATCTCTGGCTATTTTAAATCCAATTGGTTTTGTGCTATTAGAAATTGGCAAAAGTTCTGGTGAAAATCATagaagttataaaaatatgatttattcCATTACAAAAGGAATTGCATTAAATCCAGTGCTTCTTATGACTATACTTGGTATTCTAGGAAATCTAATCTTTAAACATCTAGTACCACCTGCACTTGCAACTGTTCTTGATGTATTTGGTAATGCTTTCTCAGCCAGTGCTCTTTTCCTGTTGGGATTGATGATGGTGGGAAAAGTACACAAATTAAAGGGCACAGCCCTTGTTATACCGGGCATATTAATATCAGTAAAATTGTTGGTGCTTCCTTTAGTGATAAGAGAATCCATTATTCTTTTAAATGCTGGCGAAAATGCTACAGCTACTCAAGATTTGAGTACATATGGATTTTTGTATGGTACTATTCCAACAGCACCGGCTTTATTTATCTTTACTCTTCGATATAATCttgaaattgatttaattgcaTCAGCAATGGTTGCTTGTACCTTCTTATCTGCTCCACTCATGTTCATATCAGCAAAATTAATTGATGCTGTTTCTTCTGGAAACACCCCAACAGATTATTCACATCAATtgaatgtattttcttttgatgTGAGCATTGCTTCAGCAACAATTTGCGTATGGTTAATTCTTTGTTTCGTTGGATTAGGACGAAAAAAGTACAAGTGTGTTACtcaccaatgtacattgtgtATTATAATTGCACAG tTTGCTACAGCGATTGGTGTCATAATTTGGACCAAACTTGAATCTCATAATAACGGATCGATATTATG GTACATACAGTTCATTTTGATCACAACGGGAGTATATGCAAGCCGTATGTGGACGACTGCGATAGCTGCAACCTTGTTGTATTTAAGTTCTCGTTCTTTGGACTTCGTGCGAAACATACAGAAATGGTTTTATCCTATTGGATGGGG gGTTCCACTTTTGATAGTAACCATAATGTGTAGTACGATATCTCCAAAGAACTCTGACCTTGATTTTAGAAATCCTAATTTTCAGCTTGGTAGAATTCAAGCTGCAACTTCTACTTTTATACTGACATTTTGTTTTATCG TAACACTAGGTTGTTTGGTTTTACAACAGCGGTATCAACGCCGACATGTTTCGACGTTTTATACTAATTTACCAGATAACgaagaaaattctaataatGATGGTATAGAAAGATGTTTGGTAGATGTTGAAGATCTTGTTTCTTCAACTTCACCTACACCAAT taTCGGCTGCGAATATCCAAATGGGTGTTCAAATGGAGTATGCAGAGGCAGCAACAATGAAATTGATGACTGTGACGCAcatttaaacaataataacGAAGAAACCGATCCACAGTCTCTTCGACACCTCGTATTCCTTATTTTACTTCTTTGTTCTATGTTTATT GGCTTATCCATATCAATTGGAACATTAATAATGGAGCAGTTGACTGGCATTTATGCGGAACTAGCATTCTTGGATGTAGCTTTGAACTTTGGCCAATCATTAATTGCATTTGCCATTTTTGGATTAGATCCCGGCTTTGGGAAATTAGGATGCTGGTTACGACGAATGTGTCGTAAATGGCGCG AAAAAGAATTGCAGCTTCCTTCCGAAGATGCGCTAAGTCCAGAAGTAAAGGCAATACGGGATCAATTTAATCGTTGTCACTTAAGTGAATGTCGTGCTCGTATAGCTATATGTCGTAGACGCTTGTTAAAAGTACACAGAGGTGTTTTCACCGGAACCGATTTAGTTAATTGGTTACTCGAAGCTGGTATTGCGCAAAACAGAGACGAAGCTGTACAATATGGTCGGAGCTTATTAGAAAGCAGAGTTTTGCAACACATCGATAGTACGCATCACTTTCACGATCAGAACATGCTTTACACTTTCGATACCTAA
- the LOC114878916 gene encoding integral membrane protein GPR155 isoform X2, whose protein sequence is MSLLEEISHHPLLANEPMDNLYLALIQCFAIILCGYVAGRFDVITKTEANGLNTFVGTFALPSLIFMSLAKLDFSLVNWRFLLAVLLAKSCVFFIVLGVSLVIKRPSNPGCAALFAIFTTQSNDFAIGYPMIDALYGNTHPEYAAYLYLMAPISLAILNPIGFVLLEIGKSSGNLIFKHLVPPALATVLDVFGNAFSASALFLLGLMMVGKVHKLKGTALVIPGILISVKLLVLPLVIRESIILLNAGENATATQDLSTYGFLYGTIPTAPALFIFTLRYNLEIDLIASAMVACTFLSAPLMFISAKLIDAVSSGNTPTDYSHQLNVFSFDVSIASATICVWLILCFVGLGRKKYKCVTHQCTLCIIIAQFATAIGVIIWTKLESHNNGSILWYIQFILITTGVYASRMWTTAIAATLLYLSSRSLDFVRNIQKWFYPIGWGVPLLIVTIMCSTISPKNSDLDFRNPNFQLGRIQAATSTFILTFCFIVTLGCLVLQQRYQRRHVSTFYTNLPDNEENSNNDGIERCLVDVEDLVSSTSPTPIIGCEYPNGCSNGVCRGSNNEIDDCDAHLNNNNEETDPQSLRHLVFLILLLCSMFIGLSISIGTLIMEQLTGIYAELAFLDVALNFGQSLIAFAIFGLDPGFGKLGCWLRRMCRKWREKELQLPSEDALSPEVKAIRDQFNRCHLSECRARIAICRRRLLKVHRGVFTGTDLVNWLLEAGIAQNRDEAVQYGRSLLESRVLQHIDSTHHFHDQNMLYTFDT, encoded by the exons ATGTCTCTGTTGGAAGAAATATCTCATCATCCGCTATTGGCAAATGAGCCAATGGATAATTTATATCTTGCACTGATACAATGCTTTGCAATTATATTGTGCGg ATATGTTGCAGGAAGATTTGATGTCATTACTAAAACTGAAGCAAATGGTTTAAATACTTTTGTAGGAACATTTGCTTTGCCTTCCTTAATTTTTATGTCACTTGCAAAACTTGATTTTAGTTTAGTAAACTGGAGATTCCTTCTTGCTGTGTTATTAGCTAAAAGTTgtgtattttttattgttcttgGCGTATCTCTAGTCATTAAAAGACCATCAAACCCTGGTTGTGCTGCACTGTTTGCAATATTTACTACGCAAAGTAATGATTTTGCCATTGGATATCCTATGa TTGATGCTCTGTATGGAAACACTCATCCTGAATATGCTGCATATCTGTACCTAATGGCACCCATATCTCTGGCTATTTTAAATCCAATTGGTTTTGTGCTATTAGAAATTGGCAAAAGTTCTG GAAATCTAATCTTTAAACATCTAGTACCACCTGCACTTGCAACTGTTCTTGATGTATTTGGTAATGCTTTCTCAGCCAGTGCTCTTTTCCTGTTGGGATTGATGATGGTGGGAAAAGTACACAAATTAAAGGGCACAGCCCTTGTTATACCGGGCATATTAATATCAGTAAAATTGTTGGTGCTTCCTTTAGTGATAAGAGAATCCATTATTCTTTTAAATGCTGGCGAAAATGCTACAGCTACTCAAGATTTGAGTACATATGGATTTTTGTATGGTACTATTCCAACAGCACCGGCTTTATTTATCTTTACTCTTCGATATAATCttgaaattgatttaattgcaTCAGCAATGGTTGCTTGTACCTTCTTATCTGCTCCACTCATGTTCATATCAGCAAAATTAATTGATGCTGTTTCTTCTGGAAACACCCCAACAGATTATTCACATCAATtgaatgtattttcttttgatgTGAGCATTGCTTCAGCAACAATTTGCGTATGGTTAATTCTTTGTTTCGTTGGATTAGGACGAAAAAAGTACAAGTGTGTTACtcaccaatgtacattgtgtATTATAATTGCACAG tTTGCTACAGCGATTGGTGTCATAATTTGGACCAAACTTGAATCTCATAATAACGGATCGATATTATG GTACATACAGTTCATTTTGATCACAACGGGAGTATATGCAAGCCGTATGTGGACGACTGCGATAGCTGCAACCTTGTTGTATTTAAGTTCTCGTTCTTTGGACTTCGTGCGAAACATACAGAAATGGTTTTATCCTATTGGATGGGG gGTTCCACTTTTGATAGTAACCATAATGTGTAGTACGATATCTCCAAAGAACTCTGACCTTGATTTTAGAAATCCTAATTTTCAGCTTGGTAGAATTCAAGCTGCAACTTCTACTTTTATACTGACATTTTGTTTTATCG TAACACTAGGTTGTTTGGTTTTACAACAGCGGTATCAACGCCGACATGTTTCGACGTTTTATACTAATTTACCAGATAACgaagaaaattctaataatGATGGTATAGAAAGATGTTTGGTAGATGTTGAAGATCTTGTTTCTTCAACTTCACCTACACCAAT taTCGGCTGCGAATATCCAAATGGGTGTTCAAATGGAGTATGCAGAGGCAGCAACAATGAAATTGATGACTGTGACGCAcatttaaacaataataacGAAGAAACCGATCCACAGTCTCTTCGACACCTCGTATTCCTTATTTTACTTCTTTGTTCTATGTTTATT GGCTTATCCATATCAATTGGAACATTAATAATGGAGCAGTTGACTGGCATTTATGCGGAACTAGCATTCTTGGATGTAGCTTTGAACTTTGGCCAATCATTAATTGCATTTGCCATTTTTGGATTAGATCCCGGCTTTGGGAAATTAGGATGCTGGTTACGACGAATGTGTCGTAAATGGCGCG AAAAAGAATTGCAGCTTCCTTCCGAAGATGCGCTAAGTCCAGAAGTAAAGGCAATACGGGATCAATTTAATCGTTGTCACTTAAGTGAATGTCGTGCTCGTATAGCTATATGTCGTAGACGCTTGTTAAAAGTACACAGAGGTGTTTTCACCGGAACCGATTTAGTTAATTGGTTACTCGAAGCTGGTATTGCGCAAAACAGAGACGAAGCTGTACAATATGGTCGGAGCTTATTAGAAAGCAGAGTTTTGCAACACATCGATAGTACGCATCACTTTCACGATCAGAACATGCTTTACACTTTCGATACCTAA